From Flavipsychrobacter sp., a single genomic window includes:
- the ribD gene encoding bifunctional diaminohydroxyphosphoribosylaminopyrimidine deaminase/5-amino-6-(5-phosphoribosylamino)uracil reductase RibD, whose protein sequence is MQIQEQYIKRCLELAKQGKGCVAPNPMVGAVLVYNDRIIGEGWHQQYGQAHAEVNCLASVKEEDKGLISQSTMYVSLEPCAHHGNTPPCAERLVAESVKKVVVCNIDPNPKVNGGGVKILEQAGVEVVSRVLEEEGLWLNRRFFTAMEKKVPYVILKWAQTRSGFIAPADYTRTQITGASSMELVHKWRTEEQAILVGYNTALHDNPSLTARLWKGKDPLRIVIDKDLSLPQSHKLFDSKTKTWVINCEQEEEKGNLIYKKIEEGSDLPKVICQLLVKEGIQSLIVEGGAKLLNQFIETGLWHEARVFVGNDNISDGIKAPQLRNEKRLYTTSIGEDRLTVSANIDNPFVYREGWSL, encoded by the coding sequence ATGCAAATACAGGAGCAATATATAAAGCGTTGTCTAGAGCTTGCAAAGCAGGGTAAGGGGTGTGTAGCACCCAATCCTATGGTAGGTGCAGTGCTGGTGTACAATGACCGTATAATAGGAGAGGGCTGGCACCAGCAGTATGGACAAGCACATGCAGAGGTGAATTGTTTAGCAAGTGTAAAAGAGGAGGATAAAGGCTTAATTTCTCAAAGTACGATGTATGTTAGTCTAGAACCTTGTGCACATCATGGCAATACGCCACCTTGTGCTGAAAGACTGGTTGCGGAATCTGTAAAAAAAGTAGTGGTGTGCAATATTGACCCCAATCCCAAAGTGAATGGTGGTGGTGTAAAGATATTAGAGCAAGCTGGCGTGGAAGTCGTGTCAAGAGTATTGGAAGAAGAAGGGTTGTGGTTGAACAGGAGGTTTTTTACCGCTATGGAAAAGAAGGTGCCTTATGTGATATTGAAGTGGGCGCAGACGCGAAGCGGTTTTATTGCTCCTGCTGATTATACCCGCACGCAAATAACAGGTGCATCAAGCATGGAATTGGTTCACAAATGGAGAACGGAGGAGCAGGCAATACTGGTAGGCTACAATACGGCATTACATGATAATCCCAGCCTTACAGCGAGGTTATGGAAGGGGAAGGATCCATTGCGTATAGTTATCGATAAAGATTTGTCACTCCCTCAATCGCATAAGCTATTTGACAGTAAGACTAAAACCTGGGTGATAAACTGTGAGCAAGAAGAAGAGAAAGGCAATTTGATTTATAAAAAAATAGAGGAAGGTAGTGACCTGCCCAAGGTGATTTGCCAACTATTAGTAAAGGAAGGAATCCAATCTTTAATAGTAGAAGGAGGTGCAAAACTGCTAAATCAATTTATTGAAACAGGATTATGGCATGAAGCAAGAGTGTTTGTGGGGAATGATAATATATCGGATGGGATAAAAGCTCCACAGTTACGAAATGAAAAGCGACTATATACTACAAGCATTGGTGAAGATCGCTTAACCGTATCCGCAAATATTGATAATCCATTTGTCTACAGGGAGGGGTGGAGCTTGTAA
- a CDS encoding SDR family oxidoreductase yields MGNAVITGGTQGIGRAMAEVLLKNGFSIAICARNKQDLELINKEWSNAYPESTIITYQADISKKEEVLSFAQHCIDIFSTIDILVNNAGQFIPGNISDEPEGRLESLMDVNLYSAYHLTRALLPQIKKHIFNICSVASLKAYPNGGAYSITKYALLGFSENLREELKNEGIKVTSVCPGATNSRSWEGNEIDPERIMNAKDVADMMWAAYNLSAKADVELLVLRPQLGDL; encoded by the coding sequence ATGGGTAATGCTGTAATTACAGGCGGCACACAGGGAATTGGCAGAGCTATGGCGGAAGTGTTATTGAAAAATGGCTTCTCTATAGCTATTTGTGCCAGAAACAAACAGGATCTAGAGCTAATAAATAAAGAATGGAGCAACGCATACCCAGAAAGTACTATCATTACCTATCAGGCAGATATCTCTAAAAAAGAAGAAGTCCTTTCGTTTGCTCAACATTGCATTGATATATTCTCAACCATTGACATTTTAGTAAATAATGCCGGACAATTTATACCCGGGAACATATCAGACGAACCAGAGGGTAGACTCGAATCATTAATGGATGTAAACTTATACAGTGCCTATCACCTAACCAGAGCATTATTGCCTCAAATAAAAAAACACATATTCAACATATGTTCGGTAGCCAGCCTCAAAGCATACCCTAACGGGGGTGCATATAGTATCACTAAATATGCACTATTAGGCTTTTCAGAAAACCTTAGAGAAGAGCTTAAAAATGAAGGCATTAAAGTAACATCGGTGTGCCCGGGAGCTACTAATAGCAGATCTTGGGAAGGTAATGAAATAGACCCTGAAAGAATAATGAATGCCAAAGATGTAGCAGATATGATGTGGGCTGCTTATAATTTATCTGCCAAGGCAGATGTCGAGCTATTGGTACTGCGCCCTCAACTAGGGGACCTATAA
- the fumC gene encoding class II fumarate hydratase has protein sequence MEYRIEKDTMGEVQVPKDAYYGAQTQRSIENFKIAVDTNKMPMEIVRGFAYLKKAAALTNTDCGVLPAEKSALIAKVCDEILEGKLDDQFPLVVWQTGSGTQSNMNNNEVIAYRAHVLNGGSLTDKEKFIHPNDDVNKSQSSNDTFPTAMHIAAYKILIDITIPGIKKLRNTLAAKSKEFMHVVKIGRTHFMDATPLTLGQELSGYVSQLDHGLKAINNTLPHLSELALGGTAVGTGINTPEGYSEKVAAKIAELTGLPFITAENKFESLAAHDAIVEAHGALKTVAVSLMKIANDIRMLSSGPRSGIGEISIPSNEPGSSIMPGKVNPTQCEALTMIAAQVLGNDVAINVGGANGHFELNVFKPMMIYNFLHSARLIGDGCVAFNDKCAVGIEPITENIKNHLNNSLMLVTSLNTKIGYYKAAEIAQTAHREGKTLKETAIALGYVTAEEFDEWVRPEDMVGELPS, from the coding sequence ATGGAATATCGTATAGAAAAAGATACAATGGGTGAGGTTCAGGTGCCTAAAGATGCTTATTATGGTGCGCAAACACAACGTTCTATCGAAAACTTCAAAATTGCAGTAGACACGAACAAGATGCCAATGGAAATTGTGCGTGGTTTTGCTTATTTGAAAAAAGCTGCTGCTTTGACAAATACCGACTGTGGTGTATTGCCTGCAGAAAAGTCAGCTTTGATCGCCAAAGTATGTGATGAGATATTGGAAGGCAAGTTGGATGACCAATTTCCACTAGTAGTATGGCAAACAGGTTCCGGTACACAATCGAACATGAACAATAACGAGGTAATAGCTTATCGTGCGCATGTATTGAATGGTGGTAGCCTTACCGATAAAGAAAAGTTTATTCACCCGAACGATGACGTGAATAAGTCTCAATCGTCTAACGATACATTCCCAACAGCAATGCATATTGCTGCTTATAAGATATTAATAGATATTACCATTCCTGGTATCAAGAAGCTACGTAATACTTTGGCTGCAAAGTCTAAAGAGTTTATGCATGTGGTGAAGATCGGTCGTACTCACTTTATGGATGCTACGCCATTGACATTGGGTCAAGAGTTGAGTGGTTATGTATCTCAACTAGATCATGGTTTAAAAGCTATCAATAATACATTGCCTCATCTTTCTGAATTAGCACTAGGTGGTACTGCCGTAGGTACAGGTATCAATACTCCTGAAGGATATTCTGAAAAAGTAGCTGCTAAGATCGCTGAGCTTACAGGTTTGCCTTTTATTACAGCAGAAAATAAGTTTGAAAGTCTTGCTGCGCACGATGCAATAGTAGAAGCGCATGGTGCGTTGAAAACTGTAGCTGTTAGCTTAATGAAGATAGCTAATGATATTCGTATGCTAAGCTCTGGTCCTCGTAGTGGTATCGGTGAAATATCAATACCAAGTAATGAGCCTGGTTCTTCAATCATGCCGGGTAAAGTGAATCCTACACAGTGTGAAGCATTGACTATGATCGCTGCGCAGGTATTGGGTAATGATGTAGCTATTAACGTTGGTGGTGCTAACGGTCATTTTGAACTGAACGTATTTAAGCCAATGATGATATACAACTTCCTTCACAGTGCAAGATTGATAGGTGATGGTTGTGTGGCGTTTAACGATAAGTGCGCTGTTGGTATTGAGCCGATCACAGAAAATATCAAGAACCACTTGAATAATTCATTGATGTTGGTGACTTCTTTAAATACTAAGATAGGTTACTACAAAGCAGCTGAAATAGCACAAACTGCGCATAGAGAAGGTAAAACTTTGAAAGAAACAGCTATAGCATTAGGTTATGTAACTGCCGAAGAGTTTGATGAGTGGGTAAGACCTGAAGATATGGTAGGTGAACTCCCTTCTTAA
- a CDS encoding DUF5683 domain-containing protein, protein MRHYYFHIVLVTLLSIPSIASAQSDSTTSIVAIKPDTTLKLSKKEFVPNPKKAGMYSSIMPGLGQIYNRQYWKLPIVYAGVAAAGYFIQSNLSQYRTYRKAYIYRIDNDPSTVDEFAGRYSEQDLKSLQDGFRGYLDITVLVTAVGYSLQILDAVASAHLRNFDVSPSISMQMQPVIQPNYIGAGLVVNFK, encoded by the coding sequence TTGCGACATTATTACTTCCATATTGTTCTAGTAACACTACTATCAATACCGTCGATAGCTAGTGCGCAAAGTGACAGTACAACTAGTATTGTAGCAATAAAACCCGACACAACACTTAAGCTTAGTAAAAAAGAGTTTGTACCCAACCCTAAAAAGGCAGGCATGTATTCTTCTATCATGCCGGGACTTGGCCAAATATATAATCGTCAATACTGGAAGCTACCCATAGTGTATGCTGGAGTTGCCGCAGCTGGCTATTTTATACAATCTAACTTAAGCCAATACCGCACCTACCGTAAAGCTTACATTTACCGTATAGATAATGACCCTAGTACGGTAGATGAGTTTGCAGGTAGATATAGCGAGCAGGATCTAAAGTCTTTACAAGATGGCTTCAGAGGGTACTTAGACATAACTGTATTAGTTACAGCAGTAGGCTACAGCTTGCAAATATTAGATGCCGTAGCATCTGCTCACCTAAGAAACTTTGACGTATCTCCTAGCATATCTATGCAAATGCAACCCGTAATACAACCCAACTATATAGGTGCAGGGTTAGTCGTTAACTTTAAGTAA
- a CDS encoding YigZ family protein → MDSVTKYKTIEAPTTGEFRDRGSKFFAFAYPVNTVEEIKEKVKELKKEHPKAVHHCVAYRLGTDGNIYKAADDGEPSGSAGKPMLGQIDSSEVTNVLVVVVRYFGGSLLGVPGLINAYKTATAEALQVATIIEKWIEKKVELDFDYPLMGEVLYILKQGEATIYKQDLQLFCNVIAGVPLAFYDEAVGKLSQMHGVKLKEL, encoded by the coding sequence ATGGATAGTGTTACAAAATATAAAACTATAGAGGCTCCTACTACAGGGGAGTTTAGAGATAGAGGGAGTAAGTTTTTTGCCTTTGCTTATCCTGTAAATACTGTTGAAGAAATAAAAGAGAAAGTAAAAGAACTAAAGAAAGAGCACCCTAAAGCAGTACACCATTGTGTAGCCTACAGGCTGGGTACTGATGGTAATATTTATAAGGCGGCTGATGATGGCGAACCTTCTGGTAGTGCAGGTAAGCCCATGCTTGGGCAGATAGATAGTTCGGAGGTGACTAATGTATTGGTTGTGGTGGTTCGGTATTTTGGTGGTTCTTTGTTAGGTGTGCCGGGACTGATCAATGCTTACAAAACAGCAACGGCAGAAGCATTACAAGTCGCAACAATAATAGAAAAATGGATTGAGAAAAAGGTAGAATTGGATTTTGACTACCCGCTTATGGGTGAGGTGTTGTATATTTTGAAGCAAGGTGAAGCAACTATATATAAACAAGATTTGCAGTTGTTTTGCAATGTGATTGCAGGTGTGCCATTGGCTTTTTATGACGAGGCTGTAGGGAAGTTGTCTCAAATGCATGGTGTGAAACTTAAAGAACTGTAG
- a CDS encoding EamA family transporter: MFYLIAVILLNVFLFTLFKLFPKYGVNNLQAIVVNYWVCVVTGSLYLGHLPISAKSVEEPWWGWVLFLGVLFISMFNLLAYSTKKEGITTTIISNKLSLVIPVIISIVLYNESVTALKIVGVLLAIPGIYLTVKKKGERIGLSKSFVLPLSIFFLSGALDTIMKYMEHTYLSHASIQASFTIHIFFMAAMLGSVAVVYNVVTGRTKLSYKNVLAGIVLGVPNFFSIFYLVRLFNVDVLESSAIIPVNNIAILLLSTIIAIIFFKEEFTKYRFVGILLSALSILLIVLSNTYG; encoded by the coding sequence ATGTTTTACTTAATAGCTGTTATTCTTCTTAATGTTTTTTTGTTTACACTGTTCAAACTTTTTCCTAAGTATGGTGTAAATAATCTACAGGCAATAGTTGTCAATTATTGGGTGTGTGTTGTTACAGGAAGTCTGTATTTAGGACATTTGCCTATTTCTGCTAAAAGCGTTGAAGAGCCATGGTGGGGGTGGGTTTTGTTTTTGGGTGTCTTGTTTATTTCTATGTTCAACCTCTTGGCCTATAGCACTAAGAAGGAAGGGATAACGACTACTATTATTTCCAACAAGTTGTCACTGGTTATACCCGTTATTATATCTATTGTATTGTATAACGAAAGTGTAACTGCGTTGAAGATTGTAGGTGTACTGTTAGCTATTCCCGGTATCTACTTGACTGTAAAAAAGAAAGGAGAGCGCATTGGATTATCAAAAAGTTTTGTACTTCCCTTGTCTATCTTTTTTCTAAGTGGTGCGCTTGATACGATCATGAAGTATATGGAACATACTTATCTTAGTCATGCTTCCATACAAGCCTCTTTTACTATTCATATATTTTTCATGGCTGCCATGTTAGGTAGTGTAGCTGTGGTATATAATGTTGTGACGGGTAGAACTAAGTTGAGTTATAAAAACGTACTAGCAGGTATTGTTTTGGGAGTGCCCAATTTCTTTTCCATATTCTATTTGGTTCGTTTGTTTAATGTTGATGTATTAGAGAGCTCGGCAATAATACCTGTAAATAATATTGCTATTTTATTGTTGTCTACTATTATCGCCATCATATTTTTTAAAGAAGAGTTTACCAAGTATAGGTTTGTAGGTATTCTTTTATCTGCATTGTCTATCTTGTTAATAGTATTGTCAAATACTTATGGATAG
- a CDS encoding cytochrome c peroxidase: MKYGYLTFITIAIATLSLFSFAEKEEVTTEEQLGQLLFFDPILSEDHTISCASCHKPEHAFADTGAFSIGVHGRVGTRNTPSAMNVASREALFWDGRAATLEEQALGPIENPVEMNLSLTEAIERLNNSKYKQLFLKIYNELPNKDNLGAAIAAFERTLETADTPNDRWLNDESGGLTLQQERGREVFMEKGKCFECHFTPDFTADEFKSIGLFNGTKYNDSGRFATTHNHDDIGKFKVPGLRNVAITAPYMHDGSMKTLREVIDYYDQPIKMLPDGIGRDSLVSTPLNLTEQEKQDLEAFLHSLTDDRFLKNN, from the coding sequence GTGAAATACGGTTACCTAACGTTTATTACTATCGCAATCGCTACACTGTCTCTATTCTCATTTGCAGAAAAAGAAGAAGTAACTACAGAAGAGCAGCTGGGACAACTTTTATTCTTCGACCCTATACTGTCTGAAGACCATACCATAAGTTGCGCATCTTGCCATAAGCCAGAGCACGCTTTTGCAGACACTGGAGCTTTTAGCATAGGCGTTCATGGGCGTGTAGGAACCCGAAACACACCATCTGCAATGAATGTAGCATCTAGAGAAGCCCTATTTTGGGATGGACGTGCTGCAACTCTGGAAGAGCAGGCACTAGGCCCAATTGAGAACCCTGTAGAGATGAACCTATCTCTGACAGAAGCTATTGAAAGGCTAAATAACAGCAAATACAAACAGCTATTTTTAAAGATATATAACGAGCTACCCAACAAAGATAATCTTGGCGCCGCCATAGCTGCTTTTGAAAGAACATTAGAGACCGCCGACACACCAAATGACCGCTGGCTAAATGATGAATCGGGTGGACTAACGCTACAACAAGAAAGAGGAAGAGAGGTCTTTATGGAAAAAGGGAAATGCTTCGAATGCCACTTCACTCCTGACTTTACCGCTGATGAATTTAAGAGTATAGGGTTATTTAATGGTACAAAGTATAATGATTCAGGAAGGTTTGCTACAACGCACAATCATGATGACATTGGAAAATTCAAAGTGCCTGGATTAAGAAATGTAGCTATAACTGCTCCATATATGCATGATGGCAGCATGAAGACACTCCGCGAAGTAATAGACTATTATGACCAACCCATAAAAATGTTACCTGACGGAATCGGTAGAGACAGTTTAGTATCTACACCGCTCAACCTAACGGAACAGGAAAAGCAAGATCTAGAAGCATTTTTACACTCACTTACTGACGATAGATTCCTAAAAAACAATTAG
- a CDS encoding protein-L-isoaspartate(D-aspartate) O-methyltransferase yields MLHSKPKEDNYKHKGLRSKLVDLLREKGIKSEQVLAAINTIPRHFFLDPAFERIAYEDRAFPIVADQTISQPYTVALQSQLLEIKKYDKVLEVGTGSAYQACVLAELGAMVYSIERQKALYDFVNDFFFINNYPYLKRFYGDGYLGLPTYAPFDKVIVTAAAPYIPPKLVEQLKNGGIMIIPVGDDKGQEMIRVTKDADGNVKEEVMGKADFVPMLEGKNK; encoded by the coding sequence ATGCTCCATAGCAAACCAAAAGAAGACAATTACAAACACAAGGGACTGAGAAGCAAACTTGTAGACCTACTTAGAGAAAAAGGTATCAAAAGCGAACAGGTTTTAGCCGCAATAAATACTATCCCAAGACATTTTTTCTTAGACCCAGCATTCGAACGTATTGCCTATGAAGACAGGGCATTTCCTATTGTTGCCGACCAAACCATATCTCAACCATATACTGTAGCATTACAATCTCAGCTACTGGAAATAAAAAAATATGACAAGGTACTGGAAGTAGGTACAGGTAGTGCTTACCAAGCGTGTGTACTTGCCGAGCTAGGTGCTATGGTATACTCTATTGAGCGTCAAAAAGCGCTCTACGACTTTGTCAACGACTTTTTCTTTATTAATAACTACCCTTACCTAAAGCGTTTCTACGGAGATGGTTACCTAGGCCTTCCTACGTATGCACCTTTCGACAAAGTAATAGTAACTGCGGCAGCTCCATATATCCCTCCAAAACTTGTTGAGCAATTAAAGAATGGAGGTATTATGATAATACCTGTTGGCGATGACAAAGGTCAGGAGATGATAAGGGTAACTAAAGATGCTGACGGCAATGTAAAAGAAGAAGTAATGGGCAAAGCAGACTTTGTGCCAATGCTAGAGGGCAAAAATAAATAG
- the queG gene encoding tRNA epoxyqueuosine(34) reductase QueG: MLNNIGKYTMLIKQEAQRLGFDSCGIAKAIPLDEDARRLEEWLKNGHHGAMKYMENHFDLRTNPAKLVPGAKSVITLLLNYYPEQKQSNDAPKIAKYAWGIDYHFVIRDKLNQLLAFIKENIGEVEGRGFVDSAPVLERSWAQRSGLGWIGKNANLITKQSGSFFFIATLISDLELEEDAPFQTDHCGTCTRCLDACPTDAIVSPTEVDGSKCISYFTIELKDALIPTEYHSKMKDWMFGCDICQDVCPWNRFSKPHHEPYFEPVREVLDLSLAEWQQMTEDTFRKVFKKSPLKRTKYVGIQRNLNAIKK, from the coding sequence GTGTTGAATAACATAGGCAAATACACAATGCTTATAAAGCAAGAAGCTCAACGGTTGGGCTTTGATAGTTGTGGTATTGCCAAAGCTATACCTCTTGATGAAGATGCAAGACGTTTAGAAGAATGGTTGAAGAATGGGCATCATGGTGCTATGAAGTACATGGAAAATCATTTTGACCTCCGTACCAATCCCGCTAAACTAGTGCCTGGTGCAAAATCAGTAATTACATTATTACTCAACTATTATCCAGAACAAAAACAAAGTAATGATGCACCTAAAATAGCGAAGTATGCATGGGGTATAGATTATCATTTTGTAATAAGGGATAAGTTAAATCAGTTACTCGCATTTATTAAAGAAAATATTGGCGAAGTAGAAGGGCGAGGTTTTGTAGATAGTGCTCCTGTATTGGAGCGTAGCTGGGCGCAGAGAAGTGGGCTGGGGTGGATAGGTAAAAACGCGAATTTAATCACCAAGCAGTCGGGTTCTTTTTTCTTCATTGCAACCTTGATAAGCGATCTGGAACTGGAAGAAGACGCACCTTTCCAAACTGATCACTGTGGTACTTGTACGAGATGTCTTGACGCTTGCCCTACCGATGCTATAGTATCACCAACCGAAGTAGATGGAAGTAAGTGCATCTCTTATTTTACTATTGAGCTTAAAGATGCGCTGATACCAACAGAGTATCATAGTAAAATGAAAGATTGGATGTTTGGCTGCGATATCTGTCAAGATGTATGCCCTTGGAATAGATTCTCAAAGCCACATCATGAACCTTATTTTGAGCCTGTAAGGGAAGTGTTAGACCTGTCTCTTGCAGAGTGGCAGCAAATGACAGAAGATACTTTTAGAAAAGTCTTTAAAAAATCACCACTAAAGAGAACTAAATATGTAGGGATTCAAAGAAACCTTAATGCGATAAAAAAGTAG
- a CDS encoding ATP-binding protein → METILNWSSGKDAALAYYTLQNDDRYNVSSLLTTVNQEKDRVVMHGVRKELLLTQADRMNMPITTLELPPSPSHDVYSTYMSKTLTGFVDKGVEAAAFGDIFLEDLKKYREEQLSTIGLKAVFPLWKKDTRALISIIEEVGIDATVICVDGSVLGKEFLGRKVDRSFMNDLPEGVDPCGENGEFHSFVYYAPYFSSAIGLEKGEVVHTHYQNQKDSAGFYFLDIYEQK, encoded by the coding sequence ATGGAAACAATATTGAATTGGAGTTCAGGCAAAGATGCAGCATTGGCATATTATACTTTGCAAAATGATGATAGATATAATGTGTCTTCTTTGCTAACAACCGTTAATCAGGAAAAGGATAGAGTCGTAATGCATGGTGTGAGAAAGGAGTTACTATTAACTCAGGCTGATAGGATGAACATGCCAATCACAACTTTGGAGTTGCCTCCCTCGCCCAGTCATGATGTGTATAGCACATATATGAGCAAAACATTAACAGGGTTTGTGGATAAAGGCGTAGAAGCTGCAGCCTTTGGCGATATATTTTTAGAGGATTTAAAAAAATATAGAGAAGAACAGCTATCAACAATAGGCTTGAAGGCTGTATTCCCTCTTTGGAAAAAAGATACAAGAGCGTTGATCTCTATAATAGAGGAAGTTGGTATTGATGCAACTGTTATATGTGTAGATGGTAGTGTATTGGGTAAGGAGTTCTTAGGTAGAAAGGTCGATCGATCCTTTATGAATGATTTGCCCGAAGGGGTTGATCCATGTGGCGAGAATGGTGAGTTTCACAGTTTTGTATATTATGCTCCTTATTTTTCAAGTGCTATTGGGCTAGAGAAAGGTGAAGTAGTACATACGCATTATCAAAACCAAAAGGATAGTGCAGGGTTCTATTTTTTGGATATATATGAGCAAAAATAA
- the prmC gene encoding peptide chain release factor N(5)-glutamine methyltransferase — protein MQTLLAAYNSLKESLLTIYNDGEASFIAHEIMEHITGYNKLQRLTKKEEHFTIEQEAAYTKCSKQLLTGIPMQYVIGHTWFMGHKYIVNSNVLIPRPETEELVQLIADDWKNKQDITILDIGTGSGCIPISLKQLLPQANVNSCDVSEGALSTAQQNAAALNTDVNFMLLDFLDEIKQATLKTYDIIVSNPPYIPVEYKEQMDSNVKDFEPEVALFVPNNDPLLFYRAIAIFGQKYLTPQGAIYCELHADHALATEQLFLEMGYKHVTIKKDMHGNLRILKAQ, from the coding sequence GTGCAAACACTACTCGCAGCATATAATAGCCTGAAAGAGAGCTTATTGACCATCTATAATGATGGTGAAGCTAGCTTTATTGCCCATGAGATCATGGAACACATTACGGGTTACAACAAATTGCAGCGCCTTACTAAAAAAGAAGAACATTTTACCATAGAACAAGAAGCAGCATATACTAAGTGTTCTAAACAGCTTCTTACAGGTATACCCATGCAATATGTAATAGGTCATACCTGGTTTATGGGACACAAGTATATTGTCAACTCAAATGTTCTCATACCAAGACCTGAAACAGAAGAACTTGTACAACTAATAGCAGATGATTGGAAAAACAAGCAGGACATAACTATTTTAGATATTGGCACAGGTAGTGGATGTATACCTATTTCCCTAAAGCAGTTATTGCCTCAAGCTAACGTAAATAGCTGCGATGTGAGTGAAGGAGCTTTATCTACAGCACAACAAAATGCTGCTGCGCTCAATACCGACGTCAACTTTATGTTACTAGACTTTTTAGACGAAATAAAGCAGGCAACACTTAAAACCTATGATATAATCGTATCCAACCCTCCATACATCCCTGTTGAGTATAAAGAGCAGATGGATAGTAATGTAAAAGACTTTGAACCTGAGGTTGCCTTGTTTGTGCCTAATAATGACCCATTGTTATTCTATCGTGCAATTGCAATATTTGGTCAAAAATACTTAACTCCTCAAGGAGCCATATACTGTGAGCTACATGCCGACCATGCCCTAGCAACAGAGCAGCTATTCTTAGAGATGGGCTATAAGCATGTGACTATAAAAAAAGACATGCATGGGAACTTACGTATACTAAAAGCACAGTAA